In Brienomyrus brachyistius isolate T26 chromosome 25, BBRACH_0.4, whole genome shotgun sequence, a single window of DNA contains:
- the ppp1r15a gene encoding protein phosphatase 1 regulatory subunit 15A has product MCVDMAPFHSQYPSPHMFSVARDMRGVSMSERPTPLSTIVLPRMPRPKKGLEADWPARMRMFQVFHKAFRHLRAALFKIMSRCIAAVKALRPEAYPLPIIMDAVTDAPIDTATLGFGVLEDHMEECWVQDQGSTIHGWMWTPQLAGQGGSMVYALDEKTLGEDECVSSSDEAAFPEGYEGSEQDVDLSEWLEWDSCEVSSDGRNFLFEEAHEADPGKSSVSSEGPGWDSDSSWSDDDDDDDDNNSENAQLWESFFRTDDPYSLLSFSSVVKSQATCPPEGCTPKVRGMQVEVLSDEEEERRPLQEEMPTTGHKKVRFSEKVEVRPLVAWAFASRVSRDGSCWLQMARDRDRFRRRVEAASDVIGPVLLPQHRAAVWERLQMV; this is encoded by the exons ATGTGTGTGGATATGGCCCCCTTTCACTCCCAATATCCATCGCCCCATATGTTCTCCGTGGCACGTGACATGCGGGGGGTCAGTATGAGTGAACGGCCTACACCATTGTCTACCATCGTCCTGCCAAGGATGCCCCGTCCGAAAAAAGGCCTGGAAGCCGACTGGCCGGCGCGGATGAGAATGTTCCAGGTGTTTCACAAGGCCTTCCGCCACCTGAGGGCCGCGCTATTCAAAATCATGAGTCGCTGCATAGCTGCGGTGAAGGCCCTGCGGCCTGAGGCGTACCCACTGCCGATCATTATGGACGCTGTGACGGATGCTCCCATAGATACGGCTACTCTGGGATTTGGAGTCCTTGAAGATCACATGGAGGAGTGTTGGGTGCAAGACCAGGGGTCCACTATCCATGGCTGGATGTGGACCCCTCAGCTGGCTGGGCAGGGGGGCAGTATGGTGTATGCGCTGGATGAGAAGACTTTGGGGGAAGATGAGTGTGTGAGTTCCTCAGATGAGGCTGCCTTCCCTGAGGGGTATGAAGGAAGTGAGCAGGATGTTGacctgtctgagtggctggaaTGGGACTCCTGTGAAGTCTCTTCTGATGGGAGGAATTTCCTGTTTGAGGAGGCCCATGAAGCTGATCCTGGGAAATCCAGTGTGTCCTCGGAGGGGCCGGGCTGGGACAGTGATTCAAGCTGGTCtgatgacgacgatgatgatgacgacaACAACTCTGAGAATGCTCAGCTCTGGGAATCCTTCTTCCGCACTGATGACCCATACAGTCTGCTCAGTTTCTCTTCTGTGGTAAAGTCTCAGGCCACTTGTCCGCCAGAGGGTTGCACTCCAAAAGTCAGAGGGATGCAGGTGGAAGTTCTCAGTGATGAAGAGGAAGAGCGGCGCCCTCTGCAGGAGGAGATGCCCACTACGGGTCACAAGAAG GTGAGATTCAGCGAGAAGGTAGAagtgcgccctcttgtggcctgGGCGTTTGCCAGCCGTGTTTCCCGTGATGGATCCTGCTGGCTGCAgatggccagagacagagaccgGTTCCGGAGGAGGGTGGAGGCAGCCAGTGATGTCATTGGGCCTGTCCTGCTCCCCCAgcacagagcagcagtttgGGAGAGGCTACAGATGGTGTGA
- the LOC125720581 gene encoding tetraspanin-5-like: MSGKHYKAHEVSCCIKYFIFGFNIIFWLLGVAFLGIGLWAWSEKGVLSNIYSITDLGGFDPVWLFVVVGGVMFILGFAGCIGALRENTFLLKFFSVFLGIIFFLELTAGVLAFVFKEWIKDQLNIFIDNNIRAYRDDIDLQNLIDFTQEYWECCGAFSAHDWDLNVYFNCTDSNPSREKCGVPFSCCTKDPAEDVINTQCGYDIRGKPESEQKMFIHVKGCVPQFEKWLQDNLTVVAGIFIGIALLQIFGICLAQNLVSDIEVVRESCLYS; encoded by the exons ATGTCAGGGAAACATTACAAAGCTCATGAAGTCAGTTGCTGCATCAAATATTTCATATTTGGATTCAACATTATATTTTGG CTGCTTGGCGTGGCCTTCCTGGGCATCGGGCTGTGGGCATGGAGTGAGAAG GGTGTCCTTTCCAACATCTACTCCATCACAGACCTGGGGGGCTTCGACCCTGTCTGGCTCTTCGTGGTGGTGGGCGGGGTGATGTTCATCCTGGGCTTCGCCGGCTGCATTGGCGCTCTGAGGGAGAACACTTTCCTCCTGAAATTT TTCTCCGTGTTCCTGGGGATCATCTTCTTCTTGGAGCTGACTGCCGGCGTCTTGGCCTTCGTCTTCAAGGAGTGGATCAAGGACCAGCTCAACATTTTTATCGACAACAACATCAGGGCTTACAGGGACGATATCGACCTGCAGAACCTTATCGATTTCACCCAGGAATAT TGGGAGTGTTGTGGGGCCTTCAGTGCTCACGACTGGGACCTCAACGTCTACTTCAACTGCACAGACTCCAACCCCAGCCGTGAGAAGTGTGGAGTACCTTTCTCATGCTGCACCAAGGACCCCGCG GAGGATGTCATCAACACGCAGTGTGGCTACGACATTCGAGGAAAACCG GAGTCGGAGCAGAAGATGTTCATCCACGTCAAGGGCTGCGTTCCCCAGTTTGAGAAGTGGCTTCAGGACAACCTGACTGTGGTGGCAGGGATCTTCATCGGCATCGCGCTGCTGCAG ATTTTTGGTATTTGCTTGGCCCAGAATCTCGTCAGCGACATCGAGGTGGTGAGGGAGAGCTG TTTGTACAGCTGA
- the LOC125720582 gene encoding cerberus-like — MSVLSMTVLLITVFQAEVQGWSHQSHYLGRKLGELRRTPESYNVMLPNEMERSASAEHLKKAIEEIINRTRGNEGHAVRGSQPTSLRRFSGTAYQAPDSGILKPTSSVNLMSSTDTPLKNAKKFWNHFMFRRRSDFQSIIPIRNNEVHQEKCSAVPFFQSVTHENCETVVLRNNLCFGRCNSVHVPNADDGPQTFCSYCSHVKSTRRAVQLRCAGDTHITKVVTMVEECRCEMQRGRHSHHHSGPALIDPSLLGNLA, encoded by the exons ATGTCTGTTTTGTCTATGACTGTCTTGCTGATAACTGTTTTTCAGGCCGAGGTACAGGGTTGGAGCCACCAAAGTCACTATCTTGGAAGGAAATTGGGAGAGTTGCGGAGAACACCTGAGTCGTATAATGTAATGCTGCCGAATGAAATGGAGAGAAGCGCAAGCGCGGAACATCTCAAGAAAGCGATAGAGGAGATAATCAACCGGACCCGAGGCAACGAAGGCCACGCAGTGCGAGGCAGCCAGCCTACGTCCTTGCGAAGGTTTTCAGGGACGGCTTATCAAGCCCCAGATTCTGGCATCCTGAAGCCGACATCTTCAGTAAACTTAATGAGCTCTACTGACACCCCTCTTAAAAACGCGAAGAAGTTCTGGAACCACTTCATGTTCAGGAGAAGATCTGACTTCCAATCCATCATTCCTATCAGGAATAACGAAGTACATCAAGAGAAGTGCAGCGCCGTCCCATTTTTTCAG AGCGTCACTCACGAAAACTGCGAGACGGTGGTTCTGAGAAACAACCTGTGCTTCGGACGGTGCAACTCCGTGCACGTTCCCAACGCCGACGACGGCCCCCAGACCTTCTGCTCCTACTGCTCCCACGTGAAGTCCACTCGCAGGGCTGTGCAGCTGAGATGCGCCGGCGACACGCACATCACCAAGGTGGTCACCATGGTGGAGGAATGCCGGTGCGAAATGCAGCGAGGACGACACTCCCATCATCACAGCGGACCCGCTCTTATAGATCCCAGCTTGCTAGGGAACCTGGCTTag